One Fictibacillus halophilus genomic window, TAGGTATTGTAGCAGGACGTTTTAATGATTTTATTTCCGATAAATTGGTGTCTGGTGCACAAGATGCCTTCAAGAGACACGGTATTTCTGAAGATGATGTAGACATCGCTTGGGTTCCAGGAGCCTTTGAAATTCCGTTGATCGCTAAAAAGATGGCAGATAGCGGTAACTATGATGCTGTGATTACCTTAGGAGCGGTAATTAGAGGGTCGACTCCACACTTTGATTACGTATGTAATGAAGCGGCGAAAGGGGTCGCTCAAGCCTCAATGACGAGCGGTGTTCCTGTGATCTTCGGCGTGTTGACCGTTGACTCGATTGAACAAGCGATTGAACGCGCTGGAACGAAAGCTGGAAACAAAGGTTGGGAAGCAGCTGTGTCTGCTATTGAAATGGCAAACTTAACGCGTCAGTTGGGATAATGGCATGTGTGTGGAAACCCGTCACTTTTTTAAGTGGCGGGTTTTGTTTGTTTTATAAACGATGGTGTTCGAGCTTGTCGAGTGGTGTCGACTCGTCGGTAACTTTTGGATTGAGAGCATGATCTCGTGGATTAAGTGTAAAAATTTGTGGATTGAGAGCAAAAACTCGTGGATGGAAAGTGAAAACTTCAGGATTGAAAGTAAATAATGGTAGGTTCATGTCGAAACGTTGTAGATTGAAGCGTAAACCTCATTTCAAACACCCCTCTAAAGTAAAAATTAACAGCATTTTAAATAATTTTAAGCATATCTAAAAGCAATTGACATAGTTATTAGAATAGTGTTAAGATTACCAAAGTTACAAACTACAAAATTATGGAAAGGATGGTTGTGTCATGGTGAAAGAAATGGTTGTTATTCAAATTGCGGTCACTGTTGTAATCAACGATGACTCTACAATTTCATACCATGGCCTGCCGGAAGAGATGTATTAGGATTTTCATTCTACATATCTGCCTTTTCTACATACATGTTTGTACGCAGGTCACCCCAGTCGTGACGTGTGTTTTTTTATGATTTCAAAGCATACCGAGTTCGAATGGTATGCTTTTTTATTTTTGTTTGCATAGAAGAGATCACTCTTCTTGTTGCAATAGATTCACTAAACATGAGGAGGAGAACAAATGAAAAGAAAATCATTAAATGTGTGGCTAGAACGCAAGGATCATACACTTTTTGGGTAGCTTCGTTAAACAATTGTTTAAAAGAATGGTAGATCGAGAGGGGAGACATTATGTTTTCAGTTTTAGGTAAATTAGCATGGTTCTTTAAGAAGCATTGGATACGATACACAATTGCAGTAGTGTTGCTGACTGGCGTTGGGATCATCGAGATCATCCCACCGAAACTCATCGGTAACATCATTGACTCCATTCATATGGGCACAATCACAAAAGAAGACATGATGAAGACTCTTGGAATCTTTGTAGCTGTTCTAGTTTCCATGTACATTACGATGTATATCTGGATGTATCAGCTTTTTGGAGGAGCTTTTATCATCGAGCGCTCGATGCGTTCAAGTTTTATGCGGCACTTATTAAAGATGACTCCTACATTTTTTGAGAAAAATAGAACAGGAGATTTGATGGCACGTGCGACAAACGACTTAAAAGCCATCTCCATGACTGCAGGATTTGGAATCTTAACCCTTGTAGATTCTAGTTTGTTCATGCTGACAATCCTGTTTGTGATGGGATTCATGATCAGTTGGAAATTGACGTTTGCAGCGCTCATTCCACTGCCGATCATCGCGTTTATTATTAAGAAATACGGAAAAAAAGTACATCAGCGTTTTACCGTTGCGCAAGACGCGTTTGGAGAAATGAACGATTCCGTTCTGGAAAGCATACAAGGAGTACGTGTCATTCGAGCTTATGTTCAAGAAAAAGAGGATGTAGAGCGTTTCAATAAAGTAACAGAAGATGTATTTGAAAAGAATTTGGCTGTATCAAGAATCGATGCGTTATTTGAACCAACGATCAAGGTCTTGGTAGGAATAAGCTATT contains:
- the ribH gene encoding 6,7-dimethyl-8-ribityllumazine synthase, yielding MAKLFEGHLVGTGLKVGIVAGRFNDFISDKLVSGAQDAFKRHGISEDDVDIAWVPGAFEIPLIAKKMADSGNYDAVITLGAVIRGSTPHFDYVCNEAAKGVAQASMTSGVPVIFGVLTVDSIEQAIERAGTKAGNKGWEAAVSAIEMANLTRQLG